One window from the genome of Paracoccus marcusii encodes:
- a CDS encoding AGE family epimerase/isomerase — translation MSVLDDTDHRAFLARDAHRALDFFDASIRPEGGFHVLDLDGTPLPGTVQELHTTTRLVHSYALAQMAGRPDRAGIVDQGMDWLWRAHRDTDHGGYLWAVDGTAPVEGPKLAYGHVFVLLAASSAKMIGHPDADRLLADITQVLDRHYWDHDAGLFRDEFTRDWQAFSTYRGMNANMHGVEALLAAFEATGAPVHLDRAGRILDFFIAGQAAVHGWRIPEHYDDRWRPDHAYAGNPMFRPAGTTPGHSFEMARLLLYWWDLAGRPDTGAVAQARALVDTALADAWADRGGLAYTLRDGRVDNSARYWWPVTEAIGALAALIKLDPRPGDGDWYRRLWAFADGRLIDHARGGWFPELGDDDRPAATQFRGKPDIYHALQADLLPLARGVSHQARDLARTCPLRDAAGLG, via the coding sequence ATGAGCGTGCTTGACGACACCGATCACCGCGCCTTTCTGGCGCGAGACGCGCACCGGGCGCTGGACTTCTTCGATGCCAGCATCCGGCCCGAGGGCGGCTTTCATGTGCTGGACCTGGACGGCACCCCTCTGCCGGGCACGGTGCAGGAGCTGCACACGACCACGCGGCTGGTCCATTCCTATGCGCTGGCGCAGATGGCCGGACGACCGGACCGCGCGGGGATCGTGGATCAGGGCATGGACTGGCTGTGGCGCGCGCATCGCGACACCGATCACGGCGGCTATCTGTGGGCCGTGGACGGCACCGCGCCGGTCGAAGGGCCCAAGCTGGCCTATGGCCATGTCTTCGTGCTGCTGGCCGCGTCCAGCGCCAAGATGATCGGGCACCCGGATGCGGATCGCCTGCTGGCCGACATCACGCAGGTGCTGGACCGCCACTATTGGGACCACGACGCGGGACTGTTCCGCGACGAGTTCACGCGCGACTGGCAGGCGTTCTCGACCTATCGCGGCATGAACGCCAACATGCACGGGGTCGAGGCGCTGCTAGCCGCGTTCGAGGCGACCGGCGCGCCCGTCCATCTGGACCGTGCCGGGCGGATCCTGGATTTCTTCATCGCGGGGCAGGCGGCGGTGCATGGCTGGCGCATCCCGGAACATTACGACGACCGCTGGCGGCCCGACCATGCCTATGCCGGCAACCCGATGTTCCGCCCTGCCGGCACCACGCCGGGCCACAGCTTCGAGATGGCGCGCCTGCTGCTGTACTGGTGGGATCTGGCCGGGCGCCCCGACACAGGCGCGGTCGCGCAGGCGCGTGCGCTGGTCGATACGGCGCTGGCGGATGCCTGGGCCGACCGGGGCGGGCTGGCCTACACGCTGCGCGACGGTCGCGTGGACAATTCGGCGCGCTATTGGTGGCCGGTGACCGAGGCGATCGGCGCGCTGGCGGCCCTGATCAAGCTGGACCCCCGACCCGGCGACGGCGACTGGTACCGCCGCCTGTGGGCCTTCGCGGACGGGCGTCTGATCGACCATGCCCGCGGCGGGTGGTTCCCCGAGCTGGGCGATGACGACCGCCCGGCCGCGACGCAGTTCCGGGGCAAGCCCGACATCTATCACGCACTGCAGGCCGACCTGCTGCCGCTGGCGCGGGGCGTGTCGCATCAGGCGCGCGATCTGGCCCGCACATGTCCCTTGCGCGACGCGGCGGGCCTTGGCTGA
- a CDS encoding Tex family protein: MDISAQTATRIARQIATEIGASPAQVTAASDLLDGGATVPFVARYRKEVTGGLDDTQLRTLADRLSYLREMEARRTAILGSIRDQRKLTDDLSRAIGAAETKAALEDIYLPFKPKRRTKAMIARENGLEPLLRAIQADPSRDPATLAPTYVTGAVETAKAALDGARDILVEELSENAEVLGPLREFMRGNAVIAARVVAGKEEAGAKFSDYFAHSETWSGIPGHRALAILRAAKEEVVTIDIAPEPDTGTARAEGIVARGLGAVGQGPGADWLRGVAGWAWRVRLSNTMYIDLLTELRARAHAEAIQVFARNLRDLLLAAPAGPRATLGLDPGIRTGCKIAVVDGTGKLLDTATIYPFQPKNDLRGAEATLAALIARHGVDLIAIGNGTASRESERLVADVLKRLPKGIKAPTKVIVSEAGASVYSASELAAKEFPGLDVSLRGAVSIARRLQDPLAELVKVPPQSIGVGQYQHDVDQRQLAKSLEAVVEDAVNAVGVDLNTASAALLTHVAGLGPSLAQAIVAHRDATGAFPSRAALKKVAGLGPKAFQQCAGFLRVQGSEPLDASAVHPEAYGVARKIVAACGRDLRSLMGDSTTLKSVRAQDFVTEDFGLPTVRDILSELEKPGRDPRPGFVTATFADGVEAIGDLRPGMSLEGTVTNVAAFGAFVDIGVHQDGLVHVSQLADRFVKDPHEVVKAGDVVRVRVTEVDVARKRIGLTMRKDNAPADRPARETAKPAPRAAQAAPKGAGAFGSALADALRKR; the protein is encoded by the coding sequence ATGGACATCTCTGCCCAGACCGCCACCCGCATCGCCCGCCAGATCGCGACAGAGATCGGCGCCAGCCCCGCGCAGGTCACGGCCGCCTCCGACCTGCTGGACGGGGGCGCGACGGTTCCCTTTGTCGCACGTTACCGCAAGGAGGTGACGGGGGGCCTGGACGACACGCAGCTGCGGACCCTGGCCGACCGCCTGTCCTATCTGCGAGAGATGGAGGCGCGGCGCACGGCGATCCTGGGATCGATCCGCGACCAGCGCAAGCTGACCGACGATCTGTCCCGTGCCATCGGCGCGGCCGAGACCAAGGCCGCGCTGGAGGACATCTATCTGCCCTTCAAGCCCAAGCGCCGGACCAAGGCGATGATCGCGCGCGAAAACGGTCTGGAGCCGCTGCTGCGCGCGATCCAGGCCGATCCGTCGCGCGATCCGGCGACCCTTGCGCCCACCTATGTGACGGGCGCGGTCGAGACGGCCAAGGCCGCGCTGGACGGCGCCCGCGACATCCTGGTCGAGGAACTGTCGGAAAATGCCGAGGTTCTGGGCCCGCTGCGCGAGTTCATGCGCGGCAATGCGGTGATCGCCGCCCGCGTGGTGGCCGGCAAGGAGGAGGCGGGCGCCAAGTTCAGCGACTATTTCGCGCATTCGGAAACCTGGTCGGGCATTCCGGGCCACCGCGCGCTGGCCATCCTGCGCGCCGCCAAGGAGGAGGTCGTGACCATCGACATCGCCCCCGAACCGGACACCGGCACCGCGCGGGCCGAGGGGATCGTGGCGCGGGGTCTGGGCGCGGTCGGACAGGGGCCGGGCGCCGACTGGCTGCGCGGCGTCGCGGGCTGGGCCTGGCGGGTACGGCTGTCGAACACGATGTATATCGATCTGCTGACCGAATTGCGCGCCCGTGCCCATGCCGAGGCGATCCAGGTCTTTGCCCGCAACCTGCGCGACCTGCTGCTGGCGGCACCCGCCGGGCCGCGCGCGACCTTGGGGCTGGACCCCGGCATCCGCACCGGCTGCAAGATCGCGGTCGTGGACGGCACCGGCAAGCTGTTGGACACCGCGACCATCTATCCGTTCCAGCCCAAGAACGACCTGCGCGGGGCCGAGGCCACTCTGGCGGCGCTGATCGCCAGGCATGGCGTCGACCTGATCGCCATCGGCAACGGCACCGCCAGCCGCGAGAGCGAGCGTCTGGTCGCTGATGTGCTGAAGCGCCTGCCCAAGGGGATCAAGGCGCCGACCAAGGTGATCGTGTCCGAGGCCGGGGCCTCGGTCTACTCCGCGTCCGAACTGGCCGCGAAGGAGTTTCCCGGCCTGGACGTCTCCCTGCGCGGCGCGGTCAGCATCGCGCGCCGGTTGCAGGACCCGCTGGCCGAACTGGTCAAGGTGCCGCCGCAGTCCATCGGCGTGGGGCAATACCAGCATGACGTGGACCAACGACAGCTGGCAAAATCGCTGGAGGCCGTGGTCGAGGATGCCGTGAACGCGGTGGGCGTCGATCTTAACACGGCCTCTGCGGCGCTGCTCACCCATGTCGCGGGACTGGGGCCGTCGCTGGCGCAGGCCATCGTCGCGCATCGCGATGCGACCGGCGCCTTCCCGTCCCGCGCCGCGTTGAAGAAGGTCGCGGGTCTGGGCCCCAAGGCGTTCCAGCAATGCGCGGGGTTCCTGCGCGTTCAAGGGTCCGAACCGCTGGACGCATCGGCCGTCCATCCCGAAGCTTACGGCGTCGCGCGCAAGATCGTGGCTGCCTGCGGGCGTGATCTGAGGTCGCTGATGGGCGACAGCACGACGCTGAAGTCGGTGCGGGCGCAGGATTTCGTCACCGAGGATTTCGGCCTGCCCACCGTGCGCGACATCCTGTCGGAGCTTGAGAAGCCCGGCCGCGACCCGCGCCCCGGTTTCGTCACCGCGACCTTTGCCGACGGCGTCGAGGCGATCGGCGACCTGCGCCCCGGCATGTCACTGGAGGGGACGGTGACGAACGTCGCGGCCTTTGGCGCCTTCGTCGATATCGGGGTGCATCAGGACGGGCTGGTCCATGTCAGCCAACTGGCCGACCGCTTCGTGAAGGACCCCCACGAGGTGGTCAAGGCCGGCGACGTAGTCCGCGTCCGCGTGACCGAGGTGGACGTGGCCCGCAAGCGCATCGGCCTGACCATGCGCAAGGACAACGCCCCCGCCGACCGCCCCGCGCGCGAGACCGCGAAACCCGCGCCCCGTGCGGCGCAGGCCGCGCCCAAGGGGGCGGGCGCATTCGGTTCGGCCCTGGCCGACGCGCTGCGCAAACGCTGA
- a CDS encoding cation:proton antiporter: protein MDIMLLTAFTAVLFLLIAAAEPLAARLRLPFSVMLAAVGILIGGGALFLLRTNVTETLNPVAVGILSLPIRSSVFMYVFLPTLIFQATLEMNIRRMMDDWVPILTLAVVAVVAATLTIGFALHWIGGLPLMVGLLIGAIVSTTDPSAVVSIFRSLSAPKRLSRIVEGESLLNDAAAIALFGLFLTYVMLGVPNPQLGEALGQFPGLIVGGVLAGWLVARIALALMSLFGRFETAQISVSVAVPYLAYIGAEQLLGASGVIAVVVSGLTLNLMGPGRLAPEFWVNLKEVWGLLAHWAGALIFILAALLIPRLLGEVRLNDLFLVSVVVVAAFVARALILFVLLPMLTTLRLSPKIQRPYRVAIMWGGLRGAVTLALALAVTENLRVPVETKRIVGILATGFTLFTLIVQGTTLRGVIALLGLDKLSPLDRALSNQVVAVALQSVREGVASVTENYDLTRETVRSEAKRFAARLDNAVEAAEAEDNAEILDRDRITLGLIALAAHEREMIVQRFRERAISARLSEQALFDADRVIEGARSGGRTGYQRAARRNLRYGPAFRFAAFLRNRIGVAGPLARMTADRFEMLLGKRLILRDLHGFIDRRIRRIHGRRVAELLHELLQRRIEAVETALEGLRLQFPGYAEELERRFIRRTALRLEEREYNALRDDGLIGAEVHIQLMDDVRQRRQQSEGRPKLDLALRKNQVVRQFPLFADLDDSELKRLSREIRTRYVNAGHVITRKDTPARSVFFVASGAVEQEVAGQTARLGRGEMFGQMGVLTRRIRKAEVRAITPSTLLVLDEAGFRRLLKRSAALRKAVRDSVVGKTVAGEVLRMPELAQDAPLGETAASG, encoded by the coding sequence ATGGATATCATGTTGCTGACTGCCTTTACCGCGGTGCTGTTCCTGCTGATCGCAGCGGCGGAACCCCTGGCCGCACGCCTGCGCCTTCCGTTCAGCGTGATGCTGGCGGCGGTGGGTATCCTGATCGGCGGCGGCGCCCTGTTCCTGCTACGCACCAACGTGACAGAGACGCTAAATCCGGTGGCGGTCGGCATCCTGTCGCTGCCGATCCGGTCCAGCGTGTTCATGTACGTCTTCCTGCCGACGCTGATCTTTCAGGCGACGCTGGAGATGAACATCCGGCGGATGATGGATGACTGGGTGCCGATCCTGACGCTGGCCGTGGTGGCCGTGGTGGCGGCGACCCTGACCATCGGTTTCGCGCTGCACTGGATCGGGGGGCTGCCGCTGATGGTGGGCCTGCTGATCGGGGCGATCGTGTCGACCACCGACCCCTCGGCGGTCGTCAGCATCTTCCGCAGCCTGTCCGCGCCCAAGCGCCTGTCCCGCATCGTCGAGGGCGAGTCGCTGTTGAACGACGCCGCCGCCATCGCGCTGTTCGGCTTGTTCCTGACCTATGTCATGCTGGGCGTCCCGAACCCGCAGCTGGGCGAGGCCCTGGGCCAGTTCCCCGGCCTGATCGTGGGCGGCGTGCTGGCCGGATGGCTGGTCGCGCGGATCGCGCTGGCGTTGATGAGCCTGTTCGGGCGGTTCGAGACGGCGCAGATATCCGTCTCGGTCGCGGTCCCATACCTGGCCTACATCGGCGCGGAACAGCTGCTGGGCGCGTCGGGCGTGATCGCGGTCGTGGTGTCCGGCCTGACGCTGAACCTGATGGGTCCGGGCCGCCTGGCGCCTGAATTCTGGGTCAACCTCAAGGAGGTCTGGGGCCTGCTGGCGCATTGGGCCGGGGCGCTGATCTTCATCTTGGCGGCGCTGCTGATCCCGCGCCTGCTGGGCGAGGTGCGGCTGAACGATCTGTTCCTGGTCAGCGTGGTGGTGGTCGCGGCCTTCGTCGCGCGGGCGCTGATCCTGTTCGTGCTGCTGCCGATGCTGACCACGCTGCGCCTGTCGCCCAAGATCCAGCGACCCTATCGCGTGGCGATCATGTGGGGCGGACTGCGCGGCGCGGTGACCCTGGCGCTGGCCCTGGCGGTGACCGAGAACCTGCGCGTGCCGGTCGAAACGAAGCGCATCGTCGGCATCCTGGCCACCGGCTTCACCCTGTTCACGCTGATCGTGCAGGGCACCACGCTGCGCGGCGTCATTGCCCTTCTGGGGCTGGACAAGCTGTCGCCGCTGGACCGGGCGCTGTCGAACCAGGTCGTCGCCGTGGCGCTGCAGTCGGTGCGCGAGGGCGTCGCCTCGGTCACCGAGAACTATGACCTGACCCGAGAGACGGTACGTTCCGAAGCCAAGCGCTTTGCCGCTCGGCTGGACAATGCCGTCGAGGCCGCCGAGGCCGAGGACAATGCCGAGATCCTGGACCGCGACCGCATCACGTTGGGCCTGATCGCCCTGGCCGCGCACGAGCGCGAGATGATCGTCCAGCGGTTCCGCGAGCGGGCGATCTCGGCGCGACTGTCGGAGCAGGCGCTGTTCGACGCCGACCGGGTCATCGAGGGCGCGCGTTCCGGCGGGCGCACCGGCTATCAGCGCGCGGCCCGGCGCAATCTGCGCTATGGCCCGGCGTTCCGGTTCGCGGCCTTCCTGCGCAACCGCATCGGCGTGGCCGGCCCGCTGGCCCGCATGACCGCGGACCGGTTCGAGATGTTGCTGGGCAAGCGTCTGATCCTGCGGGATCTTCACGGGTTCATCGACCGGCGCATCCGGCGCATTCACGGCCGGCGCGTGGCCGAACTGCTGCACGAATTGCTGCAGCGGCGGATCGAGGCGGTGGAGACCGCCCTGGAGGGTCTGCGCCTGCAGTTTCCCGGCTATGCCGAGGAGCTGGAGCGCCGCTTCATCCGCCGCACAGCCCTGCGGCTGGAGGAGCGCGAGTACAACGCCCTGCGCGACGACGGCCTGATCGGCGCCGAGGTGCACATCCAGCTGATGGACGATGTCCGCCAGCGGCGCCAGCAGTCCGAAGGCCGCCCCAAGCTGGACCTGGCCCTGCGCAAGAACCAGGTCGTGCGGCAATTCCCGCTGTTCGCCGATCTGGACGATTCCGAACTGAAGCGCCTGAGCCGAGAGATCCGCACGCGTTACGTCAATGCGGGCCATGTGATTACCCGCAAGGACACGCCCGCGCGGTCGGTCTTCTTCGTGGCTTCGGGCGCGGTCGAGCAGGAGGTCGCGGGCCAGACCGCGCGCCTTGGCCGCGGAGAGATGTTCGGCCAGATGGGCGTGCTGACCCGCCGCATCCGCAAGGCGGAGGTCCGAGCGATCACCCCCAGCACGCTGTTGGTACTGGACGAGGCCGGGTTCCGCCGCCTGCTGAAACGGTCCGCTGCGCTGCGCAAGGCGGTGCGCGACAGTGTCGTCGGCAAGACGGTCGCCGGAGAGGTCCTGCGCATGCCCGAACTGGCCCAGGACGCCCCGCTTGGCGAGACCGCTGCAAGCGGCTAG
- a CDS encoding alkene reductase has protein sequence MSSMFEPVTLGAVTLRNRIVMAPLTRSRAGDARVPNDLMVEYYRQRAGAGLILSEATSIMPMGVGYEATPGIWNDDQIAGWSKVTQAVHERDGLIYLQLWHVGRISDPQLLGGQLPVAPSSIQPDGHVSLLRPKRAYVTPRALTTEEIPGIVEAYRQAAENARHAGFDGVEIHAANGYLIDQFLQDRSNTRTDQYGGDIQNRVRFLNEITDAVVGVWGGDRVGAHLAPRGDSHDMGDSDARALFTQVARDMRARGVAFLCLRERVAEDSLLDAIRDAFGGPVIANEGLTRESAEALLAEGRADAVAFGRDFIATPDLPERFRRGLPLNDQDPATFYAGGAEGYTDYPTASDIAAE, from the coding sequence ATGTCCTCGATGTTCGAACCCGTGACCCTGGGGGCGGTGACGCTGCGCAACCGGATCGTGATGGCCCCGCTGACCCGGTCGCGGGCGGGCGATGCACGCGTGCCCAACGACCTGATGGTCGAATACTATCGCCAGCGCGCCGGCGCCGGTCTGATCCTGTCCGAAGCGACCAGCATCATGCCGATGGGCGTGGGATACGAGGCGACGCCCGGCATCTGGAACGACGACCAGATCGCCGGCTGGTCGAAGGTGACCCAGGCCGTGCACGAACGCGACGGCCTGATCTACCTGCAGCTGTGGCATGTGGGCCGCATTTCCGACCCGCAGCTGCTGGGCGGGCAGCTGCCGGTGGCGCCGTCGTCGATCCAGCCGGACGGGCATGTCAGCCTGCTGCGTCCCAAGCGTGCCTATGTCACGCCCCGCGCCCTGACCACCGAGGAGATCCCCGGCATCGTCGAGGCCTATCGTCAGGCGGCCGAGAACGCGCGCCACGCGGGCTTTGACGGGGTCGAGATCCACGCCGCGAACGGCTATCTGATCGACCAGTTCCTGCAGGACCGCAGCAACACCCGCACCGACCAGTATGGCGGCGACATCCAGAACCGCGTCCGCTTCCTGAACGAGATCACCGATGCGGTGGTCGGCGTCTGGGGCGGCGACCGGGTCGGTGCCCACCTGGCGCCCCGCGGCGACAGCCATGACATGGGCGACAGCGATGCCCGCGCGCTGTTCACGCAGGTCGCCCGCGACATGCGCGCGCGCGGCGTGGCCTTCCTGTGCCTGCGCGAACGCGTGGCCGAGGACAGCCTGCTGGACGCCATCCGCGACGCCTTCGGCGGCCCGGTCATCGCGAACGAGGGCCTGACCCGCGAAAGCGCCGAGGCCCTGCTGGCCGAGGGTCGCGCCGATGCCGTGGCCTTCGGGCGCGATTTCATCGCGACGCCGGACCTGCCCGAACGGTTCCGTCGCGGCCTGCCGCTGAACGACCAGGACCCGGCCACATTCTATGCAGGCGGCGCCGAGGGATACACCGACTATCCCACCGCCTCCGACATCGCCGCGGAATGA
- the glnA gene encoding type I glutamate--ammonia ligase, with the protein MQIKDVLKLIEDEDVAYVDVRFTDPKGKLQHVTLDRDLVDEDFFEEGFMFDGSSIAGWKSIDQSDMKLILDPASVYIDPFYAEKTLCVHCNVVEPDTNEPYSRDPRGTAAKAEAYLKASGIGDAAYFGPEAEFFIFDDVRYSVTPQKVSFQIDAADAAWNTDTEYEMGNTGHRAAHKGGYFPVNPVDTAQDIRGEMLSTMKRMGMRVDKHHHEVATCQHELGLIFGGLVEQADNIQKYKYVIHNVAHAYGKSVTFMPKPMKGDNGSGMHVNMSIWKDGKPLFSGDKYADLSQEALYFIGGILKHAKALNALTNPSTNSYKRLIPGFEAPVLRAFSARNRSGCVRIPWTESPKAKRVEARFPDPSANPYLCFAALLMAGLDGIKNKIDPGPASDKDLYDLPPEELAEIPTVCGSLREALEELEKDMDFLLQGDVFTRDQLEGYIALKWEEVYAYEHTPHPIEYAMYYSC; encoded by the coding sequence ATGCAAATCAAGGATGTCTTGAAGCTGATCGAGGACGAGGATGTCGCCTATGTCGACGTTCGCTTCACCGACCCCAAGGGCAAGCTGCAGCACGTGACGCTGGACCGCGACCTGGTCGACGAGGACTTCTTCGAGGAAGGCTTCATGTTCGACGGCAGCTCGATCGCGGGCTGGAAGTCGATCGACCAGTCGGACATGAAGCTGATCCTGGACCCCGCCTCGGTCTATATCGATCCGTTCTATGCCGAAAAGACGCTGTGCGTGCATTGCAACGTGGTCGAGCCCGACACGAACGAGCCCTATTCGCGCGACCCGCGCGGCACCGCCGCCAAGGCCGAGGCCTATCTGAAGGCGTCGGGCATCGGTGATGCGGCCTATTTCGGACCCGAGGCCGAATTCTTCATCTTCGACGACGTGCGCTATTCGGTGACGCCGCAGAAGGTGTCGTTCCAGATCGACGCGGCCGACGCCGCCTGGAACACCGACACCGAATACGAGATGGGCAACACCGGTCACCGCGCGGCCCACAAGGGCGGCTATTTCCCGGTCAACCCCGTCGACACCGCCCAGGATATCCGCGGCGAGATGCTGTCCACCATGAAGCGCATGGGCATGCGCGTCGACAAGCACCACCACGAGGTCGCGACCTGCCAGCACGAGCTGGGTCTGATCTTCGGTGGTCTGGTCGAGCAGGCCGACAACATCCAGAAATACAAGTATGTCATCCACAACGTGGCCCATGCCTATGGCAAGTCGGTCACATTCATGCCCAAGCCCATGAAGGGCGACAACGGGTCGGGGATGCACGTCAACATGTCGATCTGGAAGGACGGCAAGCCGCTGTTCTCGGGTGACAAATATGCGGACCTGTCGCAGGAGGCGCTGTACTTCATCGGCGGCATCCTGAAGCATGCCAAGGCGCTGAACGCGCTGACCAACCCGTCGACCAACAGCTACAAGCGCCTGATCCCGGGCTTCGAGGCCCCCGTGCTGCGCGCGTTCTCGGCCCGCAACCGCTCGGGCTGCGTCCGGATCCCGTGGACGGAGAGCCCCAAGGCCAAGCGCGTCGAAGCGCGTTTCCCCGACCCCTCGGCCAACCCGTACCTGTGCTTTGCGGCGCTGCTGATGGCGGGCCTGGACGGCATCAAGAACAAGATCGATCCGGGCCCGGCCTCGGACAAGGATCTCTACGATCTGCCGCCCGAAGAGCTGGCCGAAATCCCGACCGTCTGCGGATCCTTGCGCGAGGCGCTGGAGGAACTGGAGAAGGACATGGACTTCCTGCTGCAGGGCGACGTGTTCACCCGCGACCAGCTGGAAGGCTATATCGCGCTGAAGTGGGAAGAGGTCTATGCCTACGAGCATACCCCCCATCCCATCGAATACGCGATGTATTACAGCTGCTGA
- a CDS encoding P-II family nitrogen regulator has product MKKIEAIIKPFKLDDVKEALQEVGVQGLSVTEVKGFGRQKGHTELYRGAEYVVDFLPKVKIEMVLPDDQVDAAIEAIVAAARTEKIGDGKIFVLPVEQAIRIRTGETGDDAV; this is encoded by the coding sequence ATGAAGAAGATCGAGGCGATCATCAAGCCGTTCAAGCTGGACGATGTCAAAGAGGCGCTGCAGGAAGTCGGCGTGCAGGGTCTTTCCGTGACCGAGGTCAAGGGTTTCGGTCGTCAGAAGGGCCATACCGAACTGTATCGCGGCGCTGAATATGTCGTCGACTTCCTGCCCAAGGTGAAGATCGAGATGGTGCTGCCCGACGATCAGGTCGATGCCGCCATCGAGGCGATCGTCGCTGCCGCGCGCACCGAGAAGATCGGCGACGGCAAGATCTTCGTCTTGCCCGTCGAACAGGCGATCCGCATCCGGACCGGAGAGACGGGCGACGACGCCGTCTGA
- a CDS encoding NAD(P)H-hydrate dehydratase, which yields MMEGSEIVTVAQMRAIESAAIGSGVTSGLNLMTRAGRAVAGQIRLRWPSPGRAVVLCGPGANGGDGFVVARALAQAGWRVDVLGAAPRPGSDAAAARAQWPGPVLPLTRAALCALPDADVYVDAIFGTGLTRPPEGEVAALLRHLGGEGGDAAFYRPRLVAVDAPSGLCLDSGVILGSGRAAPPWHALRVAMTVTFDSPKPGHLLEHGPLTCGQLVVADIGLEPFRVQGGRGLRPALMTALWPRFDLADRRRPQGPGGEGPWLRKQQSEGGHKYAHGAALIVAGGAVSGGAARLAARAALRVGAGLVTLAPPAAAMAEHALPPDALMRRTVDDADALAKLASDRRGMALCIGPGCGVTRAAALLEAVRAAARPAVLDADALTALAKAPGALPPDCVLTPHGGEFARLFPDLADQLSTDAPSRPKPAILREAARRIGAVIVFKGPDTVIADPQGQVAIHSDPQIPWLATAGSGDVLAGIITGLLARGLPAFDAACLGVRLHGAVARRHGPGLIADDLIDGLAPVIAEWGG from the coding sequence ATGATGGAAGGCAGTGAAATCGTCACCGTCGCTCAAATGCGCGCCATCGAATCCGCGGCGATAGGCAGCGGCGTGACGTCCGGGCTGAACCTGATGACCCGCGCGGGACGCGCCGTCGCGGGCCAGATCCGCCTGCGCTGGCCGAGTCCGGGGCGGGCGGTCGTCCTGTGCGGGCCGGGCGCGAATGGCGGCGACGGCTTTGTCGTGGCGCGCGCGCTGGCGCAGGCGGGTTGGCGGGTCGATGTGCTGGGCGCGGCCCCGCGACCGGGCTCCGACGCGGCGGCGGCGCGGGCGCAATGGCCCGGGCCGGTCCTGCCGCTGACCCGCGCGGCGCTCTGCGCCCTGCCCGATGCCGATGTCTATGTCGACGCGATCTTCGGCACCGGCCTGACCCGCCCGCCCGAGGGCGAGGTCGCGGCCCTGCTGCGCCATCTGGGCGGCGAGGGCGGCGACGCGGCCTTCTATCGCCCGCGCCTTGTCGCGGTGGATGCGCCAAGCGGTCTGTGCCTGGACAGCGGCGTGATTCTGGGCTCGGGGCGCGCGGCCCCGCCCTGGCACGCGCTGCGCGTCGCGATGACCGTGACCTTCGACAGCCCCAAGCCCGGCCACCTGCTGGAGCATGGCCCGCTGACCTGCGGGCAGCTGGTCGTGGCCGATATCGGGTTGGAGCCGTTCCGCGTCCAGGGCGGGCGCGGCCTGCGCCCGGCGCTGATGACCGCGCTCTGGCCGCGCTTCGATCTGGCCGACCGGCGCCGCCCGCAGGGGCCGGGCGGCGAAGGGCCCTGGCTGCGCAAGCAGCAATCCGAGGGCGGGCACAAATACGCGCATGGCGCGGCGCTGATCGTGGCGGGGGGCGCGGTGTCGGGCGGCGCGGCGCGGCTGGCGGCACGCGCCGCGCTGCGCGTCGGCGCGGGACTGGTGACGCTGGCGCCCCCTGCGGCGGCGATGGCCGAACACGCCCTTCCCCCCGACGCGCTGATGCGGCGCACGGTCGACGATGCGGATGCCCTGGCAAAGCTGGCGTCCGACCGCCGCGGGATGGCGTTGTGCATCGGTCCGGGCTGCGGCGTCACGCGAGCAGCGGCGCTGCTGGAGGCCGTGCGGGCTGCGGCGCGGCCGGCGGTCCTGGACGCGGATGCGCTGACCGCGTTGGCCAAGGCACCGGGCGCCCTGCCACCGGATTGCGTGCTGACCCCGCATGGCGGCGAATTCGCCCGGCTGTTCCCCGATCTTGCCGACCAGCTGTCCACCGACGCACCCTCCCGCCCCAAACCCGCGATCCTGCGCGAGGCGGCGCGGCGCATCGGCGCGGTGATCGTGTTTAAGGGGCCGGACACGGTCATCGCCGACCCGCAAGGACAGGTGGCGATCCATTCGGACCCGCAAATTCCCTGGCTTGCCACCGCCGGATCGGGGGATGTTCTGGCGGGGATCATCACCGGCCTGCTGGCGCGAGGCCTGCCGGCATTCGATGCAGCCTGCCTTGGAGTACGCCTGCACGGGGCGGTCGCACGCCGGCATGGGCCGGGGCTGATCGCGGACGATCTGATCGACGGGCTGGCCCCCGTCATTGCCGAATGGGGCGGGTGA